The Sulfurimonas sp. genome includes the window AACCCTAAAGACTCTTCACTAATAGTTGGTTTTACAGTGTCTCTTGTAGTTGGTGCAGCGTCATTGCCACAACCAACAAAAAGAAGTGCTGCAGTAAATAAACCAAGTGTTATCTTACTTATTGTTTTCATTATTACTCTCCCGTTTTTTTGTTGTTACTAGTTCTCTGATTGAAAAGTTTAAAGCTTCATCATCACATACATCGATACATCTAGCACAGTTTGTACACTCTCCTGAGAGTACAGGTATACTTTCTTTATCTATCATATATAAAACTTGCTTCTCTGGACAAACAGTTATACACTTCATACAAGCAGTACAATTTTCTGCTTTATGATGTACTCTAATTAGACTAAATCTACCTAAAAGTGAATAAAAACCACCTAGTGGACAAATATGCCCACACCAGCCATTTTTAAGAACAAATAGGTCAAAAAGAAATATAATGAGCATTGCTGCCCATCCAAATCCTAAACCAAATACTATACCTCTATGAACCATAGAGATAGGACTAATAAATTCAAAAGCAGTGATGCCCATCGCTGCTGATATGATTAAACTTAAGACTAAAACCCAATACCTCATGTTTCGAGATGCTGGTTGTCTTTTTTGGTTACGATCAATTTCTAGTTTGTTTCTTAAATACCCTGCTGTATCTGTTATTATATTTATTGGACAAACCCAACTACAAAAGACACGACCGCCAATTAGTAGATAAAATATAGTAATTATTGCAACACCTATAAGTAAATCAGTTGCTAAAATAGCACCAGCTGCAAGCATTTGCAAGGCAGCATAAGGATCACTTAACGGAATGACATTTAAAAAATTTGATGAACTAAGATTTCCCATAAGGATAGTCCAACCCCAATGATTCGCTCCAAAATACATCAATAGTAAACCTATCTGAGTTATTCTTCTTAAAATTAAATATCGGTAGTTACTCCATAATGTTGCCATTAGTATAAACCTCCCGTATCATTTAAAGAGTCTAAAGCACTTCTTTTACTTATCTCAGTTGTTGTTTTGATTTCAGTTGCATTTTCTAAACGCTTCTCATCTTCTTTATCCCAACCTTTGATATAGTAGTTTCCTGCTCTACCCATTGCAACTTCTCTTGGAAGCACAAATATAGCTGCTTTTTCTGTTACACAAGCTTTTTCACATAATCCACATCCAGTACAGATGTTTGAGTGAACGATTGGTTTCATATAAGCGTGTTTACCCGTTCTTTCATTTTTTTCATAAATAACTGTTATAGCTTCACCCAATAAAGGACAAGCTCTATAACATGCATCACATTGAATACCCCAAAAAGCTATACAACTTTCATCATCGATAACTGCCAGACCCATGTCTGCTACATTTATATCGAGTTTGTTATCTGTTGTAACGCTTGATTCATCAAGTGCACCTGTTGGACAAACAGGTACACAAGGAATATCTGGACACATATAACAGGGGATCTCTCTAGGAATAAAATAAGGAGTTCCTAGAGGCTTATTATCACCTGGTTTAGCGAGTAATAGTGT containing:
- the napH gene encoding quinol dehydrogenase ferredoxin subunit NapH encodes the protein MATLWSNYRYLILRRITQIGLLLMYFGANHWGWTILMGNLSSSNFLNVIPLSDPYAALQMLAAGAILATDLLIGVAIITIFYLLIGGRVFCSWVCPINIITDTAGYLRNKLEIDRNQKRQPASRNMRYWVLVLSLIISAAMGITAFEFISPISMVHRGIVFGLGFGWAAMLIIFLFDLFVLKNGWCGHICPLGGFYSLLGRFSLIRVHHKAENCTACMKCITVCPEKQVLYMIDKESIPVLSGECTNCARCIDVCDDEALNFSIRELVTTKKRESNNENNK
- the napG gene encoding ferredoxin-type protein NapG, with translation MSENRPKIEKKEPLSDRRKFILDMARGVGIASLGGFIWSAYVDEVTASQLLLRPPGAIQEKDFLKTCIKCGLCVEACPFDTLLLAKPGDNKPLGTPYFIPREIPCYMCPDIPCVPVCPTGALDESSVTTDNKLDINVADMGLAVIDDESCIAFWGIQCDACYRACPLLGEAITVIYEKNERTGKHAYMKPIVHSNICTGCGLCEKACVTEKAAIFVLPREVAMGRAGNYYIKGWDKEDEKRLENATEIKTTTEISKRSALDSLNDTGGLY